One Manihot esculenta cultivar AM560-2 chromosome 6, M.esculenta_v8, whole genome shotgun sequence DNA segment encodes these proteins:
- the LOC110617563 gene encoding probable receptor-like protein kinase At5g24010 encodes METKTLYFLSLVIISLISSSTPFTPADNYLLNCGSATNTSLDNRVFVSDASRPGWFFLSADRSVSLTDQNPSPNSPALYRTARVFTTPSSYKFNIKKNGTHLVRFHFSPFAAKGFNLSTAKFSVVVNGNMMMRDFSTQVVVLKEYIMKIDDETLDIWLRPVDETGFGFVSAIEVFSAPNDFIVDYGAKLVSADGIEEYKNLSLHVLETVHRINVGGSKLTPFNDTLWRTWIPDDDFLVLKAAAKRAATTHTPNYQSGGASPEIAPDNVYMTAQQMNKDNATLGARFNITWDFPVGLSGVRHLVRLHFCDIISTSLNQLYFDVYVNDYSAYKDLDLSTLTFHMLSSPVYIDFIADSNHLGAVRVSVGPSDISTSLKVNAILNGVEIMKMVNVLDSRSGYKKSRIWIVLGSILGGLLVFGLVVLAVVLLCKRRKQKPKPRRAESVGWTPLRMYGGSSHTRISEVTVNASPGSNGYHTLRIPFADIQSATNNFDENLIIGSGGFGMVYKGVLKDNTKVAVKRGVPGSRQGLPEFQTEIAVLSRIRHRHLVSLIGYCEEQSEMLLVYEYMERGPLKNHLYGSGYPPLSWKQRLEICIGAARGLHYLHTGSTQGIIHRDIKSTNILLDQNYVAKVADFGLSRSGPCLNETHVSTGVKGSFGYLDPEYFRRQQLTDKSDVYSFGVVLFEVLCARPAVDPLLAREQVNLAEWAMQWQKKGMLEKIIDPHLVGQINRRSLKKYGETAEKCLADYGVDRPTMGDVLWNLEYVLQFQESGPSREQRANGNANAQEIPSPSMVPEGSSSDAGAEREDGNGVSDITTSKVFSQLMTNEGR; translated from the coding sequence ATGGAAACCAAAACACTTTACTTCCTGTCTCTAGTTATCATCTCTCTTATCTCTTCATCAACCCCTTTCACTCCCGCTGACAATTACCTTCTCAATTGTGGGTCAGCCACCAACACTTCGCTCGATAACCGAGTCTTTGTATCCGATGCTTCCAGACCAGGTTGGTTTTTCCTATCAGCAGACCGCTCCGTTTCCCTCACTGACCAAAACCCATCTCCAAATTCGCCCGCTTTGTACCGTACAGCGAGAGTTTTCACCACTCCTTCAAGCTACAAGTTCAACATCAAGAAGAATGGAACTCACTTGGTACGTTTTCATTTCTCGCCATTTGCAGCTAAAggttttaatttatcaactgcAAAATTTAGTGTTGTTGTTAATGGTAACATGATGATGAGAGATTTTAGTACCCAAGTTGTCGTGCTTAAGGAGTACATAATGAAGATAGATGATGAAACGCTAGATATTTGGTTGAGACCTGTGGATGAGACAGGTTTTGGATTTGTTAGTGCTATCGAAGTGTTTTCGGCTCCCAACGACTTTATAGTCGATTATGGAGCCAAGCTGGTTAGTGCTGATGGAATTGAAGAGTACAAGAATCTTTCGTTGCATGTTTTAGAGACTGTTCACAGGATTAATGTGGGAGGTTCAAAATTGACACCTTTTAATGATACTTTGTGGAGAACGTGGATCCCTGATGATGATTTTCTTGTTCTGAAAGCTGCTGCTAAACGTGCAGCTACCACTCATACTCCTAATTATCAGAGTGGGGGTGCCAGCCCTGAGATTGCACCCGATAATGTGTATATGACTGCGCAGCAGATGAACAAGGACAACGCAACCTTAGGGGCAAGATTCAACATCACATGGGATTTTCCTGTGGGTTTGAGTGGCGTTCGACATTTGGTTCGCTTGCATTTTTGTGATATTATAAGTACTTCACTTAACCAGTTGTActttgatgtatatgtgaatGACTACTCTGCTTACAAGGATCTTGATCTGTCTACGCTTACATTCCACATGCTTTCATCTCCTGTCTACATAGACTTCATTGCAGATTCGAACCATTTGGGGGCTGTGCGTGTGAGTGTTGGACCCTCGGATATAAGCACTTCTTTGAAAGTCAATGCTATTTTGAATGGGGTAGAGATCATGAAGATGGTAAATGTTCTTGACTCACGAAGTGGTTATAAGAAGAGTCGAATTTGGATTGTGTTAGGTTCAATTCTCGGAGGCCTTCTTGTATTTGGTTTGGTTGTTCTAGCTGTTGTGCTTCTATGTAAACGTAGAAAGCAGAAACCAAAACCAAGACGTGCCGAAAGTGTAGGTTGGACACCTTTACGTATGTATGGAGGCAGCTCCCACACTAGAATATCTGAAGTGACTGTCAATGCATCTCCTGGTTCAAATGGTTATCACACCTTGAGGATCCCCTTTGCTGACATTCAATCAGCCACTAACAATTTTGACGAAAATCTAATCATTGGTTCGGGTGGATTTGGCATGGTTTACAAAGGTGTCCTTAAGGACAACACAAAGGTTGCTGTAAAGAGGGGTGTTCCTGGATCTAGGCAAGGACTTCCAGAATTCCAGACAGAAATAGCAGTTTTGTCCAGGATCCGTCACCGTCATCTTGTTTCCctcattgggtattgtgaagaGCAGTCAGAAATGTTACTGGTTTACGAGTATATGGAAAGGGGACCATTGAAGAATCATTTATATGGTTCAGGATATCCACCTTTGTCATGGAAGCAAAGGCTTGAAATTTGCATTGGTGCAGCAAGAGGTCTTCACTACCTTCATACAGGTTCAACACAAGGGATCATCCATCGTGATATTAAGTCTACAAATATTTTGCTTGACCAAAATTATGTGGCCAAGGTTGCTGATTTTGGTCTTTCAAGATCTGGCCCATGTCTCAACGAGACACATGTAAGTACTGGCGTCAAAGGTAGTTTTGGTTACCTTGATCCAGAGTACTTCCGGAGACAGCAGCTAACAGATAAGTCAGATGTTTACTCATTTGGAGTTGTGCTTTTTGAAGTTCTTTGTGCTAGACCTGCTGTTGACCCATTGCTTGCTAGGGAGCAAGTGAATTTAGCTGAATGGGCAATGCAATGGCAGAAAAAAGGAATGCTTGAGAAAATTATTGATCCCCATCTTGTTGGACAGATAAATCGAAGATCTCTAAAGAAATATGGAGAAACGGCAGAGAAATGTTTGGCAGATTATGGTGTTGATAGGCCTACCATGGGTGATGTGTTATGGAATTTGGAATATGTGCTTCAGTTTCAGGAATCTGGACCATCAAGAGAACAGCGTGCAAATGGCAATGCAAACGCACAGGAGATCCCATCACCTTCAATGGTTCCCGAAGGTTCATCAAGCGATGCTGGTGCTGAAAGAGAAGATGGCAATGGTGTTTCAGACATAACAACCAGCAAAGTCTTTTCCCAGTTGATGACCAATGAAGGCAGATAG